In a genomic window of Streptomyces koelreuteriae:
- a CDS encoding lactonase family protein: MADGSRRRAFIGSFTAAGGPGIVTAEVDADSGALTFLSGVDVVPDPAYLALSPDGETLYAVSETAAGAVAAYRVTGDKPEAAGPPVPLDAGGPTHLSLYAGHVLTANYGSGSVTAVPVRSDGSLARSVSGALRHKGGGPHTPRQHGPHAHQVQPDPSGRWIVSVDLGTDSVRVCTLTDGAPVLHRETALRPGSGPRHLAFRPDGSYAYVVGELSPSVTVCRWDATEGVLTPLTETPVLPGAPARDAYPSGIVTSPDGRFVWTATRGEDVLSVFAVVGEELHLITTVPCGGHWPRALTASEGFLYVANERSGDVTWFTADPRTGIPRREGAIRVAAASCVVIG; encoded by the coding sequence ATGGCGGACGGCAGCAGGCGGCGGGCGTTCATCGGGTCGTTCACGGCGGCGGGCGGTCCCGGGATCGTGACGGCGGAGGTCGACGCCGACAGCGGCGCGCTGACCTTCCTGAGCGGCGTGGACGTCGTCCCCGACCCGGCCTACCTCGCCCTCTCGCCCGACGGGGAGACGCTGTACGCGGTCAGTGAGACGGCCGCGGGCGCGGTGGCCGCGTACCGCGTGACCGGGGACAAGCCCGAGGCGGCCGGACCGCCCGTGCCGCTCGACGCCGGCGGGCCGACCCACCTCAGCCTGTACGCCGGACACGTCCTGACCGCGAACTACGGCTCGGGCAGTGTCACCGCCGTCCCCGTCCGCTCCGACGGCAGCCTCGCCCGCTCCGTCTCCGGAGCGCTCCGGCACAAAGGCGGAGGACCGCACACCCCGCGCCAGCACGGGCCGCACGCCCACCAGGTGCAGCCCGACCCGAGCGGGCGCTGGATCGTCAGCGTCGACCTCGGCACCGACTCGGTACGGGTGTGCACGCTGACCGACGGCGCCCCGGTTCTGCACCGGGAGACCGCCCTGCGGCCCGGCTCCGGCCCGCGCCACCTGGCCTTCCGTCCGGACGGCTCGTACGCCTACGTCGTGGGCGAACTCAGCCCCTCCGTCACCGTCTGCCGGTGGGACGCGACGGAGGGCGTGCTGACCCCGCTGACCGAGACCCCGGTCCTCCCGGGCGCACCGGCGCGCGACGCCTACCCCTCGGGGATCGTCACCTCGCCCGACGGCCGCTTCGTGTGGACCGCCACCCGAGGCGAGGACGTCCTGTCCGTGTTCGCCGTCGTGGGGGAGGAACTGCATCTGATCACCACGGTCCCCTGCGGCGGCCACTGGCCACGCGCCCTGACCGCGTCCGAAGGCTTCCTGTACGTTGCCAACGAACGCTCCGGCGATGTGACCTGGTTCACCGCAGACCCGCGCACGGGCATCCCGAGGCGGGAGGGGGCCATCAGGGTGGCGGCGGCATCATGCGTGGTCATCGGCTGA
- a CDS encoding sirohydrochlorin chelatase produces MSSPTGPESGLPVRMPRPRQPGRHRRPEPLVAPEGAPALVLAVPGTPSSATRSLAEEVVSIARSELPGLDARIGYLDGDNAEFFTLQAVLAHAAEERTARFEQARAAGMDVREPDGPVAVVVPLLAGPDSALLRRVRQAVMESHIAAELTDVLGPHPLLAEALHVRLSEAGLARADRARLFTVATAADGIVLASVGGDEAVQAAGITGMLLAARLAVPVMAAALDQEGSIASVAEQLRSSGSQQLALAPYLIGPEIEPGLVEEAAKEAGCSAAESLGPYPAIGKLALAKYTTALGITPQQVQQTPAR; encoded by the coding sequence ATGAGTTCCCCCACTGGACCCGAGTCCGGCCTGCCAGTACGAATGCCGCGACCCCGCCAGCCGGGACGGCACCGCCGCCCCGAGCCGCTGGTGGCTCCCGAGGGCGCGCCCGCGCTCGTCCTCGCCGTGCCGGGCACGCCCAGTAGCGCCACGCGCAGCCTCGCCGAGGAGGTCGTGAGCATCGCCCGCTCCGAGCTGCCCGGCCTCGACGCCCGCATCGGGTACCTCGACGGGGACAACGCGGAGTTCTTCACGCTCCAGGCCGTGCTCGCGCACGCCGCCGAGGAGCGCACCGCCCGTTTCGAGCAGGCCCGTGCCGCCGGCATGGACGTCAGGGAGCCCGACGGGCCCGTCGCCGTCGTCGTGCCGCTGCTCGCCGGCCCGGACAGCGCGCTGCTGCGCCGCGTCCGTCAGGCCGTCATGGAGAGCCACATCGCCGCGGAGCTGACCGATGTCCTCGGCCCGCACCCGCTGCTCGCCGAAGCGCTGCACGTGCGGCTCTCCGAGGCCGGTCTGGCCCGCGCGGACCGCGCCCGCCTGTTCACCGTGGCGACCGCCGCCGACGGCATCGTCCTGGCCTCCGTGGGCGGCGACGAGGCCGTGCAGGCGGCCGGGATCACCGGCATGCTGCTGGCCGCGCGCCTGGCGGTGCCGGTGATGGCCGCGGCCCTGGACCAGGAGGGCTCCATCGCGTCCGTCGCCGAGCAGCTCCGCTCCTCGGGCTCGCAGCAGCTGGCCCTCGCGCCGTACCTGATCGGCCCGGAGATCGAGCCGGGACTGGTCGAGGAGGCGGCCAAGGAGGCGGGCTGCTCCGCGGCGGAGTCGCTCGGGCCGTACCCGGCGATCGGGAAGCTGGCGCTGGCAAAGTACACGACGGCGTTGGGCATCACGCCCCAGCAGGTTCAGCAGACGCCGGCTCGCTGA
- a CDS encoding N-acetylglucosamine kinase, which produces MTGAPEGTGFLAVDSGGSGLRAVVGTAEQGPLARRESAEPVRTGDRGIDPEHFMAQLMPLVRALTTQAGPLRLTAVAVGAAGLASLGEALRAELPGALARELGVRRVALAADAVTAYVGALGPCPGAVIAGGTGLIAIGTDLVGWRRADGWGHLLGDCGGGAWIGRAGLEAALRAHDGREGGSARLLASAEEVFGPVAGLPGRLYPRPDRPAVLASFAPHVAARADGDPVAADILRGAARHMADSAAAVCPSGGEPRVAVTGGLFKLGEPLLGPLDEELARRLPHARRVPAEGDPLHGSVRLATELSTGPLTLPGDGTMLSVTTRPGD; this is translated from the coding sequence GTGACCGGGGCGCCGGAGGGAACCGGGTTTCTCGCCGTGGACTCCGGCGGGTCCGGGCTCCGTGCGGTGGTGGGAACCGCCGAGCAGGGGCCGCTGGCCCGACGGGAGTCGGCGGAGCCGGTCCGCACGGGCGACCGGGGCATCGACCCCGAGCACTTCATGGCACAGCTCATGCCCTTGGTGCGTGCGCTGACCACGCAGGCCGGTCCGCTGCGGTTGACCGCCGTCGCCGTCGGGGCCGCCGGGCTCGCCTCCCTGGGCGAGGCGCTGCGCGCCGAACTGCCGGGAGCCCTGGCCCGGGAGCTGGGCGTACGCAGGGTCGCGCTGGCCGCCGACGCCGTGACGGCGTACGTGGGCGCCCTCGGGCCGTGTCCCGGCGCCGTGATCGCCGGCGGTACGGGGCTGATCGCGATCGGCACCGACCTGGTCGGCTGGCGTCGTGCGGACGGCTGGGGGCATCTGCTCGGCGACTGCGGGGGCGGTGCCTGGATCGGGCGGGCCGGTCTCGAGGCCGCGCTGCGCGCCCATGACGGGCGAGAGGGCGGCTCGGCCCGGCTGCTGGCGAGCGCCGAGGAGGTGTTCGGACCCGTGGCCGGGCTGCCCGGCCGGTTGTATCCGCGGCCGGACCGGCCCGCCGTCCTCGCCTCCTTCGCGCCCCACGTGGCCGCCCGCGCGGACGGGGACCCCGTCGCGGCGGACATCCTGCGCGGGGCCGCACGGCACATGGCCGACTCCGCGGCAGCCGTGTGCCCCTCCGGCGGCGAGCCCCGTGTCGCCGTCACCGGCGGGCTGTTCAAGCTGGGCGAGCCGCTCCTCGGGCCCCTGGACGAGGAACTGGCGCGGCGGCTCCCCCACGCGCGGCGCGTGCCGGCCGAGGGCGATCCGCTGCACGGCTCCGTGCGCCTGGCGACCGAGTTGAGCACCGGTCCCCTCACGCTGCCGGGTGACGGGACGATGCTGTCCGTGACAACCCGTCCGGGTGACTAG
- a CDS encoding uracil-DNA glycosylase has product MAPRPLHELVEAGWAKALEPVSERIAAMGDFLRAEIAAGRTYLPAGANVLRAFQQPFDDVRVLIVGQDPYPTPGMAIGLSFAVAPEVRSLPGSLENIFREMHTDLGLPRPSNGDLTPWSQQGVLLLNRALTTAPRKPAAHRGKGWEEVTEQAIRALVDRGKPLVSILWGRDARNLRPLLRDLPAIESAHPSPMSADRGFFGSRPFSRANDLLTRQGSAPVEWRLP; this is encoded by the coding sequence GTGGCACCACGACCCTTGCATGAACTTGTCGAAGCAGGCTGGGCGAAGGCTCTGGAACCTGTGTCCGAACGTATCGCCGCGATGGGGGACTTCCTGCGGGCCGAGATAGCGGCCGGCCGGACCTATCTCCCGGCCGGGGCGAACGTCCTGCGGGCCTTCCAGCAGCCCTTCGACGACGTCCGCGTCCTCATCGTCGGCCAGGACCCCTATCCCACACCGGGGATGGCCATCGGACTGAGTTTCGCGGTGGCGCCCGAGGTGCGGTCCCTGCCGGGCAGCCTGGAGAACATCTTCCGGGAAATGCACACGGACCTGGGGCTGCCCCGGCCGTCCAACGGCGATCTGACGCCGTGGTCGCAGCAAGGGGTGCTGCTCCTCAACCGGGCGCTCACCACCGCCCCGCGCAAGCCCGCCGCCCATCGGGGCAAGGGTTGGGAAGAGGTCACCGAGCAGGCGATCCGGGCCCTGGTGGACCGTGGCAAGCCGCTGGTGTCGATCCTGTGGGGGCGTGACGCGCGCAATCTGCGGCCGCTTCTGCGAGACCTTCCGGCGATCGAGTCCGCCCATCCCTCGCCGATGTCGGCGGACCGCGGCTTCTTCGGTTCGCGTCCGTTCAGCCGGGCCAACGATCTGCTGACGCGGCAGGGGAGCGCCCCGGTGGAGTGGCGCCTGCCGTAA
- a CDS encoding LamG domain-containing protein: MTRRWSLITTIAVLTVALAFVVTQLVRGQESGESKKQRSAPSTGTESLRGVGWWPLHRSGTAKAGEADAVVSGDVEWTDEGPEGGALRLDGNGYVDASSPVDTTGADYSVAARVRLTSTNGFHTAVSQDGLGISTFFLQYSGQDENFAFSFPGARTVAENTERPQTDRWYHLTGTYSEKDHRMRVYVDGRLAGSREASSKEKPTGDVVIGRGKIGGEAADHWNGDISDVHVYDRELTPGEVRSLSAREPA, encoded by the coding sequence ATGACGCGCAGATGGTCGCTCATCACCACGATCGCCGTACTGACCGTCGCCCTGGCCTTCGTCGTCACTCAACTGGTGCGGGGCCAGGAATCAGGGGAGTCCAAGAAACAGCGGTCGGCGCCGAGTACGGGCACCGAGTCGCTGCGCGGCGTCGGATGGTGGCCCCTGCACCGGTCCGGCACCGCGAAGGCCGGTGAGGCCGACGCCGTGGTCAGCGGCGACGTGGAGTGGACCGACGAGGGTCCCGAGGGCGGCGCCCTGCGGCTGGACGGCAACGGATACGTGGACGCCAGTTCCCCGGTCGACACCACCGGCGCGGACTACTCGGTCGCCGCCCGGGTGCGGCTCACCTCCACGAACGGCTTCCACACCGCCGTCTCCCAGGACGGCCTCGGGATCAGCACGTTCTTCCTCCAGTACTCCGGCCAGGACGAGAACTTCGCGTTCAGCTTCCCCGGTGCCCGCACCGTCGCGGAGAACACCGAGCGTCCGCAGACCGACCGCTGGTACCACCTCACCGGCACGTACAGCGAGAAGGACCACCGGATGCGGGTCTACGTGGACGGCAGACTCGCGGGGAGCAGAGAGGCCTCCAGCAAGGAGAAGCCGACCGGCGACGTGGTGATCGGACGCGGCAAGATCGGCGGGGAGGCCGCCGACCACTGGAACGGCGACATCTCCGACGTGCACGTCTACGACCGGGAACTGACGCCCGGTGAGGTGCGCTCGCTGTCCGCCCGCGAACCGGCCTGA
- a CDS encoding sigma-70 family RNA polymerase sigma factor, translated as MSASTSTESSTEDRTTRPPTEQLRPEEFLRSFYRVHGRALLQFAARRLQGDWHRAEDVLQEVAIRAWRHAGELDPTTDAARPWLFTVLRNLVIDDLRARQARPAETGDPELAHPTVSDDVDRMLTSQVLLEALWDLRPPQREVLMHVHYLGRSVNQTARVLGVPPGTVKSRTFYASRALREALYSRGLYADGRYRDAG; from the coding sequence TTGTCGGCCAGCACTTCGACCGAATCCTCGACCGAAGACCGAACGACCCGTCCCCCCACCGAGCAACTCCGCCCCGAGGAGTTCCTCAGATCCTTCTACCGGGTCCACGGCCGGGCCCTGCTGCAGTTCGCCGCACGGCGGCTGCAGGGCGACTGGCACCGCGCCGAGGACGTCCTCCAGGAGGTCGCGATCCGCGCCTGGCGCCACGCCGGGGAACTCGACCCGACCACCGACGCGGCGAGACCGTGGCTGTTCACCGTGCTGCGCAACCTCGTCATCGACGATCTCCGGGCCCGCCAGGCCAGACCGGCGGAGACCGGCGACCCGGAACTGGCCCACCCGACGGTGTCCGACGACGTCGATCGCATGCTCACCTCCCAGGTGCTCCTGGAGGCGCTGTGGGATCTGCGGCCGCCGCAGCGCGAGGTGTTGATGCACGTGCACTACCTGGGGCGCAGCGTCAACCAGACGGCCAGGGTCCTCGGCGTCCCGCCGGGCACGGTCAAGTCGCGGACGTTCTACGCCTCCCGCGCCCTGCGGGAGGCGCTGTACAGCCGCGGGCTGTACGCGGACGGCCGCTACCGCGACGCCGGCTGA
- a CDS encoding FtsK/SpoIIIE domain-containing protein produces MATQRPSGVVSSEIRANTNLRIALRVTDSGESQDVINSTEAAGISQRNPGRAYVRLGQNSLVPFQSGRVGGRRPGATTTSLPAPWAVAVGWERLGEPLPPRPRAAAAPAEAETDLTGLVEAIRDADREMGIPAQHSPWLPPLPEKLVTGELPPAPDSDYDLAPVAYGVVDLPAQQARQPLVIDPATLGHLHIVGSPRQGRSQTLRTIAGMLAQAHTPAQLHLYGIDCGNGALLAMEGLPHVGAVTQRTQPDRVARLLARLTGELARRQEMLAARGSADLTELRRALPEDERPPHIVLFIDRWEVFDKQLGEYDSGNLLSGVQNLLRDGASVGIHLVMTGDRALFSSRVGNSTEDKLVLKLNDKSEYGMIGVTQRKVPDEIPPGRALRAADKAEVQIALLTDDPGGQAQAAALQRIAGQCRERSAHLPAATRPFRVDTLPDRLTWEEAAGYAPQPWPHSRWALAGVGGDELTAFGPDFSMTPTFLVAGPARSGRSTVLSTVALSLLASGTPVVIGAPVRSPLRDLAGRPGVLAVFDESDIAPTALEEALSTAPDGAVVLLDDADLLLKTKAEPVLTQIAKSGAESGRGLVIAGQTDRLSSGFSGWHTEARRNRYGLLLKPQNMSDGELIGVKVPRSRLGAARPGRAILHLGDGVLRTVQVPETVIPPTGG; encoded by the coding sequence CTGGCGACACAGCGCCCCAGCGGCGTCGTCTCCTCGGAGATCCGCGCCAACACCAACCTGCGCATCGCGCTGCGGGTGACGGACTCCGGCGAGAGCCAGGACGTCATCAACTCCACCGAAGCCGCCGGGATCTCGCAGCGCAACCCCGGCCGCGCCTACGTGCGGCTCGGCCAGAACTCCCTCGTGCCGTTCCAGTCCGGACGGGTCGGCGGCCGACGGCCCGGCGCCACGACGACCTCGCTGCCGGCGCCCTGGGCGGTGGCGGTCGGCTGGGAGCGGCTCGGCGAGCCCCTCCCGCCGAGGCCCCGGGCCGCGGCCGCTCCCGCCGAGGCGGAGACCGACCTCACCGGACTCGTCGAGGCGATCCGCGACGCGGACCGGGAGATGGGCATCCCCGCGCAGCACAGCCCCTGGCTGCCCCCGCTGCCCGAGAAGCTGGTCACCGGCGAACTGCCGCCCGCCCCGGACTCGGACTACGACCTGGCGCCCGTCGCGTACGGCGTGGTGGACCTGCCCGCCCAGCAGGCCCGGCAGCCCCTGGTGATCGACCCGGCGACGCTCGGACACCTGCACATCGTCGGCTCGCCCCGGCAGGGCCGCTCGCAGACCCTGCGCACTATCGCCGGCATGCTGGCCCAGGCCCACACCCCGGCGCAGCTGCACCTGTACGGCATCGACTGCGGCAACGGCGCGCTGCTGGCCATGGAGGGGCTGCCGCACGTCGGAGCCGTCACCCAGCGCACCCAGCCGGACCGGGTGGCCCGGCTGCTCGCCCGGCTCACGGGGGAGCTCGCCCGGCGCCAGGAGATGCTCGCCGCCCGCGGCAGCGCCGACCTGACGGAACTGAGGCGTGCGCTGCCCGAGGACGAACGGCCCCCGCACATCGTGCTGTTCATCGACCGCTGGGAGGTCTTCGACAAGCAGCTCGGCGAGTACGACTCGGGGAACCTGCTGTCCGGGGTGCAGAACCTGCTCCGGGACGGCGCGAGCGTCGGCATCCACCTGGTGATGACCGGCGACCGGGCGCTGTTCTCCAGCCGGGTCGGCAACTCCACCGAGGACAAGCTCGTACTGAAGCTGAACGACAAGTCCGAGTACGGCATGATCGGCGTCACCCAGCGGAAGGTGCCCGACGAGATCCCGCCGGGCCGGGCCCTGCGCGCCGCCGACAAGGCGGAGGTGCAGATCGCGCTGCTCACGGATGACCCCGGGGGCCAGGCGCAGGCCGCGGCCCTCCAGCGGATCGCCGGGCAGTGCCGTGAGCGGTCGGCTCACCTGCCCGCCGCCACCCGGCCGTTCCGCGTCGACACCCTGCCGGACCGGCTCACCTGGGAGGAGGCGGCCGGCTACGCGCCGCAGCCGTGGCCGCACTCGCGCTGGGCGCTGGCCGGCGTCGGCGGCGACGAACTGACCGCCTTCGGGCCGGACTTCTCGATGACGCCGACCTTCCTGGTGGCGGGCCCGGCCCGGTCCGGTCGCAGCACGGTCCTGTCGACGGTCGCGCTGTCGCTGCTCGCGTCGGGCACCCCGGTCGTGATCGGCGCCCCCGTCCGCTCGCCGCTGCGCGATCTCGCCGGACGGCCGGGTGTGCTCGCGGTGTTCGACGAGTCCGACATCGCCCCGACGGCGCTGGAGGAGGCGCTCTCCACGGCCCCGGACGGTGCGGTGGTGCTCCTCGACGACGCCGACCTGCTGCTGAAGACGAAGGCGGAGCCCGTCCTCACGCAGATCGCCAAGTCCGGTGCCGAGAGCGGCCGGGGCCTGGTGATCGCCGGCCAGACCGACCGGCTCTCCTCCGGCTTCTCCGGCTGGCACACCGAGGCCCGCCGCAACCGGTACGGGCTGCTGCTGAAGCCGCAGAACATGAGCGACGGCGAACTGATCGGCGTGAAGGTACCCCGCAGCCGACTGGGCGCG